A genome region from Magnolia sinica isolate HGM2019 chromosome 8, MsV1, whole genome shotgun sequence includes the following:
- the LOC131254100 gene encoding peroxidase RIP1-like, producing MSVYRSLFLVAFVVVVATAFHASAQLDPGFYDKVCPQALPTIKAVVEQAVAREKRMGASLLRLHFHDCFATGCDGSLLLDDTPTFTGEKTALPNLNSVRGFDVIDQIKAAVDSACYGSVVSCADILAITARDSVVALGGQPYIVPLGRRDSRTASKEAANTRIPAPFSNFSALLSSFQSQGLTLEDLVILSGAHTIGLARCTNFRSHIYNDTDIDPAFADSLKTECPVTGDGNNTAPLDATTTVFDTVYYSGLLYKKGLLHSDQELFKGDGSASDGLVSYYSANPTAFWADFGVSIVKMGKLNPLTGSDGEIRLNCRRVN from the exons ATGTCTGTTTACCGCTCGCTCTTCTTGGTGGCCTTCGTTGTGGTCGTGGCTACTGCATTCCACGCAAGCGCACAACTGGACCCTGGATTCTACGACAAGGTGTGCCCGCAGGCATTGCCGACTATCAAAGCAGTTGTCGAGCAGGCGGTCGCACGCGAAAAGCGCATGGGCGCATCGTTACTCCGTCTGCACTTCCATGACTGCTTCGCCACT GGATGTGATGGGTCCCTTCTCTTAGATGACACTCCGACGTTCACCGGCGAGAAGACAGCATTGCCGAACTTAAACTCCGTTAggggattcgatgtcatcgaccaaaTCAAGGCTGCTGTGGACTCGGCCTGCTATGGGAGCGTTGTATCATGTGCCGATATCTTGGCCATCACAGCTCGTGACTCTGTCGTTGCG CTGGGAGGCCAACCTTACATTGTACCGTTGGGCCGAAGAGACTCGAGAACCGCCAGCAAGGAAGCAGCAAACACCCGCATCCCAGCGCCGTTCTCCAACTTCTCGGCGCTCCTCTCCAGCTTCCAATCACAAGGGCTGACACTCGAGGATCTTGTCATCCTATCTGGGGCCCACACGATCGGCCTGGCCCGGTGCACGAATTTCCGCAGCCACATCTACAATGACACCGATATCGACCCCGCCTTCGCCGACTCATTGAAAACCGAGTGCCCGGTGACCGGAGACGGCAACAACACCGCGCCGTTGGATGCTACGACAACCGTGTTCGACACTGTATACTACAGTGGGCTGTTGTATAAGAAGGGGTTGCTACATTCCGATCAAGAGCTTTTCAAGGGTGATGGGAGTGCAAGTGATGGCCTGGTGAGTTACTACAGTGCTAACCCAACTGCATTTTGGGCTGACTTTGGTGTGTCCATAGTCAAAATGGGAAAATTGAACCCCCTTACTGGGTCTGATGGAGAGATTCGTTTAAACTGTAGGAGGGTGAATTAa